The DNA window CAAAGAACGGGTCGATTACGTCCTGACCCCCGAGGCGGCCGACGTCCGCGAGTACCAGACGCTCGACGTTCGAGAGGGGGAGTACCGCTCCGACCACTTGCCCGTCGCCGCGACGTTCGAGTTCTGACGTGGTGGTTCGTTGACCGACCCGATTCGATCCGTCGAACCGGTACCCTCGATCGAAGGTGTGACCCTCCGTACCGTCTCCTCAGACTGAGATACTCGCACTCGGCGAGAAGACTTTAGCGAGTGAACAGACACGAACAATCGTTATGGATGTAGAACGATTGTCACGACGGAAAACGCTCGTCGGCGTCGGTGCCGCTCTCGGAGTTGTCGGTAGTCCGAGTGTTCTGGGAAGCGCTTCGGCCGAGGGGACCGCGGATGAGACGACGGAGGAACCGACCGAGGAGAAGACGGAGTACGAGCAACCGGACGGGGACGGAGTCCTCGCGGCCTGTTCGTTCAACGTTCGGTACGACAACCCGGAGGACGACTACCCGTGGGAGTCGCGCCTGCCGCGAGTCGTCGAGGTGGTGGACCAACTCGACCCCGAACTCCTCGGCGTGCAGGAGGCGCAACCGAACCAGTTCGCCGACCTGCGAGAGACGGTCACCGACTACGAGTGGTACGGCGTCGGCCGCGAGGGCGGCGACGAGAGCGAGGCCGTCCCCATCGCGTGGTCGAGCGGTCGGTTCGAGGAACGGGACAGAGGGGTGTTCTGGCTCTCGCCGACGCCCGACGAACCGAGCATCGGGTGGGGCGCCGAGAACCCCCGAATCTCG is part of the Halopelagius longus genome and encodes:
- a CDS encoding endonuclease/exonuclease/phosphatase family protein, producing the protein MSRRKTLVGVGAALGVVGSPSVLGSASAEGTADETTEEPTEEKTEYEQPDGDGVLAACSFNVRYDNPEDDYPWESRLPRVVEVVDQLDPELLGVQEAQPNQFADLRETVTDYEWYGVGREGGDESEAVPIAWSSGRFEERDRGVFWLSPTPDEPSIGWGAENPRISTWVSLTHGETGTDLWFCNTHFSHVDPEARRESATIVRERAMERSENGEMVVITGDLNSIPTEPPYHIIAGRTGAGPSPVVDGRREAGTNSVYGPWGTFHDFTDELEDRIDYVFTPEEAEVLQYRTLGIREGAYRSDHLPVIAHFEP